In Geminocystis sp. NIES-3708, a single window of DNA contains:
- a CDS encoding extracellular solute-binding protein codes for MVNRRSFLWGISSLTLASMLSGCEKKYDLNIAQLQGSIPIQLIVALQQEFQKIGIVNFQPQSTLKDIYDLLLTWQGKNKIREKNQLSFALPNFSENKSPVIADDLVTLGNYWLNLAIVEKLIEPVELNKLETWQNLPLEFQNLVTRNDQGKLDNKGKIWGAPYRWGCAMIAYRNDKFAELGWQPQDWHDLWKKDLTRKFSLLNQPRETLGLILKKLGYSYNFEDLNTISELKSEWIALQKQVKFYDNTNYLQPLILGDTWLAVGWSTDILPLVKQYKNISAVIPKSGTSLWADIWVKPRQDKNNPQQLEKIYDFIDFCWQEKSAKQINLFTNGVSPIESSLKSNSKIVQMSSDVFAKSDFIETLPSASVKQYEQLWKNMQ; via the coding sequence ATGGTAAATCGTCGATCTTTTTTATGGGGTATCAGTAGTTTAACCCTAGCTTCTATGTTATCAGGATGTGAAAAAAAATATGATCTAAATATTGCACAACTACAAGGCTCAATTCCCATACAATTAATAGTTGCGTTACAACAAGAATTCCAAAAAATAGGCATCGTTAATTTTCAACCACAATCAACCCTCAAAGATATATATGATTTATTGCTAACATGGCAGGGTAAAAATAAAATTAGAGAAAAAAATCAATTGTCTTTTGCTTTGCCTAACTTTTCTGAGAATAAATCTCCTGTTATTGCCGATGATTTAGTGACATTAGGTAATTATTGGTTAAATTTAGCAATTGTTGAAAAATTAATTGAGCCTGTAGAATTAAATAAACTCGAAACTTGGCAAAATCTTCCTCTGGAATTTCAGAATTTAGTAACCAGAAATGATCAAGGTAAATTAGATAATAAGGGTAAAATTTGGGGGGCACCCTATCGTTGGGGATGTGCGATGATAGCTTATCGTAATGATAAATTTGCAGAATTGGGATGGCAACCTCAAGACTGGCATGACTTATGGAAAAAAGATCTTACCCGCAAATTTTCCCTTTTAAATCAACCTAGAGAAACTTTAGGCTTGATTTTAAAAAAACTTGGTTATTCCTATAATTTTGAAGATTTAAACACGATCTCAGAGCTAAAATCAGAGTGGATAGCATTGCAAAAACAAGTCAAATTTTATGATAATACTAATTATTTACAGCCTTTAATTTTAGGTGATACTTGGTTAGCAGTGGGATGGTCAACTGACATACTACCTTTAGTGAAACAATACAAAAATATTTCCGCAGTAATACCTAAATCTGGTACATCTTTATGGGCGGATATATGGGTAAAACCTCGTCAAGACAAAAATAATCCTCAACAATTAGAGAAAATATACGATTTCATTGATTTTTGTTGGCAAGAAAAGTCTGCTAAACAAATAAATTTATTCACCAATGGAGTATCACCTATAGAATCATCATTGAAAAGTAACTCAAAAATTGTGCAAATGTCTTCAGATGTTTTTGCAAAAAGTGATTTTATTGAAACTTTACCTTCTGCATCAGTTAAACAATATGAACAATTATGGAAAAATATGCAATGA
- the cobT gene encoding nicotinate mononucleotide-dependent phosphoribosyltransferase CobT yields MDIRVYTEIEQGQKWLNKYNDCIPIFTCTLGFTATALLPNISTAGITPESRRYTALADGEFLVNGIQENPTFALPPLSVGISPTFISRAVIEKFNLPVYIFNAGLLESPSIKNIDLGGKPANCVSTGKALPLELVKHLYQQGLFWGENLAQQSKSSYLILSECVVGGTTTALAVLTALGISAQGKVNSSHPICNHEQKWSLVQKGLIQAGLNDRNTIFDPFEIIAAVGDPMQIVVAGIALSASKKIGVMLAGGTQMLAIFALIKALKNLCYYTEANLENIIVGTTRWVAEDCTGDTIGLSKIIGNVSLCATELNFSNSNYPSLQAYEKGYVKEGVGAGGSAIASHLLGMNKVELLHMIETIVSSFHMTTSS; encoded by the coding sequence ATGGATATAAGAGTTTATACTGAAATTGAGCAAGGACAAAAATGGTTGAATAAATATAACGATTGTATTCCTATTTTTACTTGCACTTTAGGCTTTACTGCTACGGCTTTATTACCCAATATTTCTACCGCAGGGATAACACCCGAATCGAGACGTTATACAGCCTTAGCTGATGGGGAATTTTTGGTGAATGGAATTCAAGAAAATCCAACTTTTGCTTTACCACCTTTAAGTGTGGGTATTTCTCCTACTTTTATTAGTCGTGCGGTAATTGAAAAATTTAATTTACCAGTTTATATATTTAATGCTGGATTATTAGAATCCCCTTCTATTAAAAATATCGACTTAGGTGGAAAACCAGCTAATTGTGTTTCTACAGGAAAAGCATTACCTTTAGAGTTAGTTAAGCATTTATACCAACAAGGATTATTTTGGGGAGAAAATTTAGCACAGCAAAGCAAATCTAGCTATCTAATTTTAAGTGAATGTGTTGTGGGTGGTACAACTACCGCTTTAGCAGTATTAACGGCATTAGGAATTTCCGCTCAAGGAAAAGTTAACAGTAGTCATCCTATCTGCAATCATGAACAAAAATGGTCATTAGTACAAAAAGGATTAATTCAAGCTGGATTAAATGATCGAAATACTATATTTGATCCTTTTGAAATTATAGCCGCAGTAGGTGATCCCATGCAAATTGTGGTGGCAGGAATAGCTTTAAGTGCCAGTAAAAAAATCGGTGTAATGTTAGCAGGTGGTACACAAATGTTAGCAATTTTTGCGCTAATTAAGGCATTGAAAAATTTATGTTACTATACTGAGGCTAACTTAGAAAACATTATCGTTGGTACAACTCGTTGGGTGGCGGAAGATTGTACAGGTGATACTATTGGTTTAAGTAAAATTATCGGTAACGTTTCCTTGTGTGCCACGGAGCTAAATTTTAGTAATTCAAATTATCCTAGTTTACAAGCCTATGAAAAAGGATATGTAAAAGAAGGGGTTGGTGCAGGAGGTAGTGCAATTGCATCCCATTTGCTAGGTATGAATAAAGTAGAATTATTGCACATGATAGAAACCATTGTGTCTAGTTTCCATATGACTACGAGTAGCTAA
- the panD gene encoding aspartate 1-decarboxylase, translating into MNMIRLMHGKLHRVTVTSANVDYVGSISIDPELMEKVGILPLEEVDVVNLNNAQRWSTYAIPGIRGSREICPNGGAALLCKPGDLLIIYAYEQCDRQDVMINGHRAKVLVADQKNNIADYFEQTLISNNDEIEFQERVGD; encoded by the coding sequence ATGAACATGATCCGATTAATGCACGGTAAACTACATAGAGTTACGGTTACGTCTGCTAATGTAGATTATGTCGGTAGTATTTCTATTGATCCTGAATTAATGGAAAAAGTCGGTATTTTACCTTTGGAAGAAGTAGATGTAGTTAACTTAAATAATGCCCAACGTTGGTCAACTTATGCTATACCTGGAATAAGAGGTAGTCGGGAAATCTGCCCTAATGGTGGTGCCGCTTTATTATGTAAACCCGGTGATTTGTTAATTATTTATGCTTATGAACAATGCGATCGCCAAGATGTTATGATTAATGGTCATCGTGCTAAAGTGTTAGTAGCTGATCAAAAAAATAATATAGCAGACTATTTTGAGCAAACTTTAATTAGTAATAATGACGAAATTGAGTTTCAGGAAAGAGTAGGAGACTAG
- a CDS encoding pentapeptide repeat-containing protein, protein MKISHFLRQYEQGIREFREIRLQSADLAQSVLVALNLQGSKLIGINFNRAFLTKSNFTHTQLNWSDFTYAKLSEAIFNYADLTKANLTGAFMVRSQFIKSQLSGANLSHVNLAKGDLTEVNLCGASLYRVNLRGANMNKSNLNWSNFQEARLSGANMRECSAYQGNFTRSFMKEVNLTNSNLVEANLSGARLSGANLQEANLQRANFQGARLCRVNFRDADLRGANFQGADLEMANLTGAILDNTNLSQANLSGANLAHTNLNNSCLDRTILPETLHKIMNVDINNNLNYYSFNIFLEAS, encoded by the coding sequence ATGAAAATTTCCCACTTTTTACGCCAATATGAACAAGGAATTCGTGAATTTCGAGAGATTAGACTACAAAGTGCTGATTTAGCTCAATCAGTTTTAGTAGCGTTGAATTTACAAGGCTCAAAATTAATTGGTATTAACTTCAATCGTGCTTTTTTGACTAAATCTAATTTTACCCACACTCAACTAAATTGGTCAGATTTCACCTATGCTAAATTAAGTGAGGCTATTTTCAATTATGCTGATTTAACTAAAGCTAATTTAACTGGTGCTTTTATGGTGCGATCGCAATTTATTAAAAGTCAATTAAGCGGTGCAAATCTTAGTCATGTTAATTTAGCGAAGGGTGACTTAACAGAAGTCAATTTATGTGGTGCATCTCTTTACCGAGTCAACTTAAGAGGGGCAAATATGAATAAAAGTAATCTTAATTGGAGTAATTTTCAAGAGGCAAGATTAAGTGGTGCGAATATGAGAGAATGCTCTGCTTATCAAGGTAATTTTACACGATCTTTTATGAAAGAAGTTAACTTAACTAATAGTAACTTAGTTGAAGCTAATTTAAGTGGTGCAAGATTAAGTGGGGCAAATTTACAAGAGGCAAATTTACAAAGGGCAAATTTCCAAGGGGCTCGTTTATGTCGAGTTAATTTTCGAGATGCAGATTTAAGAGGTGCAAATTTTCAAGGTGCAGATTTAGAAATGGCAAATTTGACAGGGGCAATTTTAGATAACACTAATTTATCTCAAGCTAATTTAAGCGGTGCAAATTTAGCTCATACTAACCTTAATAATTCTTGTTTAGATCGAACTATTTTACCAGAAACTTTACACAAAATTATGAACGTAGATATTAACAACAATCTTAATTATTATTCTTTTAATATTTTTTTGGAAGCAAGTTAA